The Kribbella sp. HUAS MG21 genome includes the window ACCATTCGGGACGCGTCGCTCGAAGCTGGGCCTCGGTGCGCGCGGCGCGCGCCGACGCGAAACGGGCCCGGAGTTCCTCGGCTGCGGGCGGTGGGCCGGACCAGCCGGCGAGGGGTACGTCGACATATACGACGCGCTCCGGGCGGAGGCGGGGCAGCGCACCATCGCGCCGAGCGAGTGGCCTATGGCCATCACCGGCGGGGCGTCGACGGCGTCCAGGACCGCGTCGACGAAATGCTCCATCGTCGCGTCCGGTGCCGGCGGGGCGAGGCCGTGCCCGGGGAGGTCGACGGCAAGGGCTCGGTACCCGCGTTCAGCGAGCGCCGGGCCGACCTGATGGAACTGCGTGGCCGCACCGAGCATCCCGTGGATCAACAGCACGACCCGGTTGCCGGATCCCCAGGTCAACGACGTACGGCTCATTGGTCCAGCGTGCTTGCGGCGAGGAGGCGTTGGCCCAGTTCGCGGGACGCGGATTGGAGTTCGGGCCCGCCGAGGATTCGGTACGGGGCCCGGATCGCGGTGAGTTGGGCGGCGTACCAGTCGGGTTCGTCGGTGCTGGCG containing:
- a CDS encoding alpha/beta fold hydrolase, producing the protein MSRTSLTWGSGNRVVLLIHGMLGAATQFHQVGPALAERGYRALAVDLPGHGLAPPAPDATMEHFVDAVLDAVDAPPVMAIGHSLGAMVRCPASARSASYMSTYPSPAGPAHRPQPRNSGPVSRRRAPRAPRPSFERRVPNGSPRTAVSRLRPLRGSTSRRPCRSNART